In Chryseobacterium shigense, the following proteins share a genomic window:
- a CDS encoding helix-turn-helix domain-containing protein, which produces MNEIELHNCKKALGYRISELRKKVINPETNKPISQEELGLRTGHAKKTIGELERGNTNPRYDTLLIISKELNVTIQELFNFDMKKYIKLSNKLD; this is translated from the coding sequence ATGAATGAAATTGAACTTCATAATTGTAAAAAAGCTCTTGGTTATAGAATTTCTGAATTAAGAAAAAAAGTTATAAACCCCGAGACAAATAAACCTATTTCACAAGAAGAGTTAGGCTTAAGAACCGGACATGCAAAAAAGACAATAGGAGAATTAGAAAGAGGCAATACTAATCCTCGATACGATACTCTACTCATAATCAGCAAAGAACTTAATGTTACAATACAAGAGCTCTTTAATTTTGATATGAAAAAATATATAAAACTATCAAATAAATTAGATTAA